The following nucleotide sequence is from Roseivirga sp. BDSF3-8.
CATTCTCTTACGCAATAAAATACGGGACCGGGCATTTTTGCCCGGTCCTTTTTTATGACCTGACCATAAGAATATGAGCAAAGGCTTTACCTTTGCAGTTTTAGCAGAATTGGAAACCTACAAAGTGCCGGATGTATACAGAGCACGATGATGTCCCCATGGGGAAAAAAATATACTTTGCATCAGATTTTCACCTTGGAGCACCGAATAAGGAACAGAGCCTGATCCGTGAAAAAAAGATTGTACGCTGGCTGGATAGTATTATGCATGATGCGTATGCTATCTACCTGGTAGGGGACATATTCGATTTTTGGTTTGAGTATCGTACGGTAATACCTAAGGGGTACGTCCGCTTTAAAGCTAAGCTACTGGAGTGTCTGGAGAAGGGCATTAAGGTGGTGTTCTTTACGGGCAATCATGATATGTGGATGTTCGGATACTTTACCTCTGAATTTGGGATACCGGTACACAGAGACCCCATATTATTACTAAGCAATGACAAACGCCTGCTGGTGGGGCATGGAGATGGCCTGGGTCCCGGGGACAGGATGTATAAAGTGTTAAAAAGAATATTCCGTAACCGCTTTTGCCAGTGGGCCTTCGCCAGGTTACACCCTAATCTGGGCATAGGTGTAGCCACGGCCTGGTCACAGCAGAGCCGGCTTAGCAGCGGAGGGGAAGAAACATTCAAAGGTGATGATGAGTGGATTTATACGTGGTGTAAAGAACAGGAGACTACTTCCCACCATGATTATTATATTTTCGGCCACCGTCATCTGCCGCTGGACCTTGAGGTAAGCGGGCATTCGCGTTACATTAACCTGGGTGAGTGGGTGACACAATTCACCTATGCCACCTTTGACGGCAGAGACGTCAGTCTTCTCACTTTTGAGGAGTAAAAAACCTCTTCTCCAAACTTGCATTTTTACAGCAATTTAGCCTCCTGATTTTAGGAATAAATTATTTTTTAATTGAATAATGCACAGCAAATAGCAGTAATGTTTGTTTAAACAATATTGCATTTTTTCTCTCTTCGGGTAATCCTCTAAATATCCGGCACGTAAAGGGTTTCCTCTCTATATGCCTTAAATAGTCCGGTTGCAGGAGCTACTTTTACCTATGCATCGGAAGAAAACCATGAAGGGAGATACAAACTGGCAAGCACCTATTGCTAAGAGGGATATTAAGGTTCAGCAAATCAGAGTCTTACTAGCCCTTGGCTTGTTCGTATGGGTCATCTTTAATATAGGACTGCGCTATGAATTCACCGACCTGAATAACCCGGATTTTGCCCGGTATGGCAGCTCGCTCATACTACTAGCAGGCTTAGGGTTCAGTTGGTTCAAACGGGTGGAGGAGCACGTCAGGCTTAGGGTTATCTACCTGAGTCTCTATGCCATAAGTGCTCACATATGTCTATTACTTTACCTCAATGGGCTTGATTTTGCACTTTTGATCGGTTTGAGCAATACCGTACTGATTACAAGCTTGTTTTTGGGGTCTGAACGACAGTTATTTTACTATCTGTCCTATGTACTGATTTTATCCGGATTAGCGTGTTTTACAAGTCAAGTCACATTCACTGAAGCAGCTACAAAATTTCTCTTCGTATTCGGCATAATCTTCCTCATATATCAATTTTTGCATAGCCAAATTGATACTACAAACCACCTTGAAGTCACTCGTGACTTACTAAAAAGTCTCTTTAAAGAGAGTCATGATGCACTTATAGTAGCAGAAGTAACTACGGGTAAAATCTTATTAAGTAACGAGCGGGCTCGTACGCTATTCCGTACGGAAGAGGAAGAGGGTGTTAATTCGCTTGCGGACCTATTTGGACCAACTTTCTCCCCAGAACACTTAGGCGACTTAAAAAGTGAAGCGATAAAGCGAGGACTGCTTTCGGAAGACAGGGAGATCCTAACCCGCACGGGACATACCCGATGGGGTCATCAGGTGGTGAAGATCATCCGAATGGCGGGTAAAGAGCATTTTTATGTACGGATCACCGATGTAACGGACCGTATACGGTCGGAGAGAATGGCTTTTGAAAATGAGCGAAAGTACAAGGTGCTCATGGAGGAGGCCTCGGACGGTATTTATATCTCAAATGAGAACGGTATAATCATAGAAGCAAATACAAGGGCATGTGAGCTGTTTGGAATGCGCTATGAACAGCTTATAGGTCAGCGCCTTCCAAATATACTGGCCCCC
It contains:
- a CDS encoding UDP-2,3-diacylglucosamine diphosphatase — encoded protein: MYTEHDDVPMGKKIYFASDFHLGAPNKEQSLIREKKIVRWLDSIMHDAYAIYLVGDIFDFWFEYRTVIPKGYVRFKAKLLECLEKGIKVVFFTGNHDMWMFGYFTSEFGIPVHRDPILLLSNDKRLLVGHGDGLGPGDRMYKVLKRIFRNRFCQWAFARLHPNLGIGVATAWSQQSRLSSGGEETFKGDDEWIYTWCKEQETTSHHDYYIFGHRHLPLDLEVSGHSRYINLGEWVTQFTYATFDGRDVSLLTFEE